A single genomic interval of Deltaproteobacteria bacterium harbors:
- a CDS encoding KH domain-containing protein, whose product MKELIEMIAKALVDNPNDVVVSEIEGEHTIVLELKVAKNDVGKIVGKEGNHAKAIRTILSAASGKKGKKYTLEIIG is encoded by the coding sequence ATGAAAGAGCTTATAGAAATGATAGCAAAGGCATTGGTTGATAATCCTAACGATGTGGTTGTTTCAGAAATTGAAGGAGAACACACCATTGTGCTTGAGCTTAAAGTAGCTAAAAACGATGTAGGCAAGATTGTTGGTAAAGAGGGTAACCACGCAAAGGCTATAAGAACGATACTCTCAGCAGCAAGTGGTAAAAAAGGTAAGAAATATACACTTGAGATAATTGGATAA
- a CDS encoding ATP-binding protein, whose protein sequence is MVIHNRLCYIPIMLGGLWFGIYGGIGTAFAISIAITPFIVLYHTSMYNGFLSDELIEIVFYLFIGWIIGMLSTAQRKEREKNDLLKEQLKNSEKLSTIGEIFAYMMHEIKNPLNAIKGTADIIADSSVESQKKLEFSNILKNEIQRLNRTLDSMLGYTKLNLTLTYCDIGEELNTTLKMLAPQAEKTGVKMQLFGINNFQVIVDCDKIKQVFINLVLNAFDAMKNGGLLNISLQQSANGYIDIAFKDTGQGILPENMKKLFKPFFTTKSHGTGLGLAISKRIVEEHNGKLLVENEYGNGTSFIVRLPCN, encoded by the coding sequence ATGGTAATTCATAATCGATTATGTTACATTCCCATCATGCTTGGCGGCTTATGGTTCGGCATATACGGTGGCATAGGTACTGCCTTTGCTATATCAATTGCTATAACTCCTTTTATAGTTTTATATCACACTTCTATGTATAATGGATTTCTTTCAGATGAGCTTATTGAAATTGTTTTTTATCTATTTATAGGTTGGATTATAGGCATGCTTTCAACCGCTCAGCGAAAAGAACGTGAAAAAAATGATCTCTTAAAAGAACAGTTGAAGAATTCTGAGAAGCTATCTACAATTGGTGAGATATTTGCATATATGATGCATGAAATTAAAAATCCTTTAAATGCAATAAAAGGTACTGCAGATATTATTGCAGATAGCTCAGTTGAATCTCAAAAAAAACTTGAATTCTCAAATATACTAAAAAATGAGATTCAACGACTCAACAGAACCCTTGATTCGATGCTTGGCTATACAAAACTTAACCTTACATTAACATACTGTGATATTGGCGAAGAGCTTAACACCACTTTAAAAATGTTAGCACCACAAGCTGAAAAAACAGGGGTAAAAATGCAGCTATTCGGTATAAACAATTTTCAGGTTATTGTGGATTGCGATAAGATAAAACAGGTTTTTATAAATCTTGTCCTTAATGCCTTTGATGCAATGAAAAATGGCGGTTTATTAAACATATCATTACAACAGTCAGCAAATGGATATATTGATATAGCATTCAAAGATACAGGACAGGGTATATTACCTGAAAATATGAAAAAGTTGTTTAAACCCTTTTTTACAACAAAATCTCACGGAACAGGGCTTGGACTTGCTATATCAAAACGAATAGTAGAGGAGCATAATGGCAAGTTGCTTGTTGAAAACGAGTATGGCAATGGAACATCTTTTATAGTGAGGCTACCATGCAATTAG
- a CDS encoding sigma-54 dependent transcriptional regulator gives MQLVRIAVIEDDNTQRKVIEFNLSREGYNVKGAGTISEGFKLIKEQNPAIVITDVMLPDGDGVELLGKIISANPSTIVIVITAYGTIRMAVDAIRKGAYNYITKPYEMDELLLSIRQALSSMETRQHTLKDAVQLIGSSEPIQKIKQMIEQVKDSDIPVLITGESGTGKEIMARLIHFTSSRKDKHFVALNCAAIPASLLEAELFGYVKGAFSGADKAKPGRFQIADGGTLFLDEIGSMDVALQSKLLRVVETGEIEMLGEVEAKKVNVRIISATNADLNDLIIRGIFREDLYYRLNVFNIHVPPLRERKQDITMLMNHFINLYSEDKTLSIANKAIDMLINYQWYGNVRELENFIRRMAVTKKHGVITDEDISPYLKSNISSLKQDSSLDEVEKQMILSALEKSGHNKAMAAEILKIPRHKLIYRIKKFGIHE, from the coding sequence ATGCAATTAGTAAGGATTGCCGTAATAGAAGATGATAACACGCAAAGAAAGGTTATAGAATTTAATCTGTCAAGAGAAGGATATAATGTAAAGGGTGCCGGGACAATAAGTGAAGGTTTTAAACTTATAAAAGAACAAAATCCTGCTATAGTTATAACAGATGTCATGTTACCTGATGGAGATGGCGTAGAACTGCTTGGTAAAATTATATCTGCAAACCCATCAACTATTGTTATAGTTATAACAGCGTATGGAACCATACGAATGGCTGTAGATGCTATCCGTAAAGGGGCTTATAACTACATTACAAAGCCTTATGAGATGGATGAACTGTTATTATCTATAAGGCAAGCCCTGTCATCAATGGAAACAAGGCAGCATACACTAAAGGATGCTGTTCAGCTTATTGGCAGTTCAGAACCTATTCAAAAGATAAAGCAGATGATAGAGCAGGTAAAAGACTCTGATATTCCTGTACTAATAACAGGTGAATCCGGAACGGGTAAAGAGATCATGGCAAGACTGATACATTTTACAAGTAGTAGAAAGGACAAACATTTTGTTGCATTAAACTGTGCAGCAATACCGGCAAGCCTGCTTGAAGCAGAGCTTTTTGGCTATGTTAAAGGTGCCTTTAGCGGTGCTGACAAAGCTAAACCAGGTAGATTCCAAATTGCAGATGGTGGTACATTATTCCTTGATGAAATAGGCAGCATGGATGTTGCTTTACAATCAAAACTTTTAAGGGTTGTGGAAACAGGAGAGATAGAGATGCTTGGTGAAGTTGAAGCTAAAAAAGTCAATGTAAGAATCATCTCAGCAACAAATGCAGACCTGAATGACTTAATAATACGTGGAATATTTCGAGAAGACCTGTACTACAGGCTTAATGTCTTTAATATCCATGTCCCTCCACTAAGAGAAAGAAAACAGGACATAACAATGCTTATGAATCATTTTATAAATCTTTATTCCGAAGACAAAACACTATCAATAGCTAACAAAGCAATAGACATGCTAATAAATTATCAATGGTATGGGAATGTTAGAGAGCTTGAAAATTTTATAAGGCGTATGGCTGTTACAAAAAAACATGGGGTCATAACAGATGAAGATATAAGCCCTTATTTGAAATCCAATATCAGTAGTCTTAAGCAAGACTCATCACTTGATGAAGTAGAGAAGCAGATGATCTTATCTGCGCTTGAGAAATCAGGTCATAATAAAGCAATGGCTGCAGAGATATTGAAAATACCGAGGCACAAGCTTATATACAGAATAAAAAAATTTGGTATACACGAATGA
- a CDS encoding ABC transporter ATP-binding protein, with the protein MDELLIIAKSLFKSYGDVIAVSGISFSLKKGEVLGVVGPNGAGKTTTIGMITGRCLIDKGELYVVGKDVKTHDRDIRKVMGVVSQDDNADPDLNVYETLLIYASYFGKPSKERINELLNFFELEHYKTFNVMSLSGGMRRRLSIARALINDPLLLILDEPTTGLDPQARYHTWDRLLRIKEQGVTILLTTHYMEEVTKLCDRVMIIDKGKILAIDKPQDIIISRYPSDVIEIKIQDKDSFNGIIKNLDNFGLKHEFTGKFGLIIPFKNEDALAIEKYLLESYPRAYPLRRPPNLEDAFLSMTGKELMENNL; encoded by the coding sequence ATGGATGAACTTCTTATAATAGCTAAATCTCTATTCAAGAGCTATGGCGATGTAATAGCCGTTAGCGGCATAAGCTTCTCCTTGAAAAAGGGTGAGGTATTGGGTGTGGTTGGCCCGAACGGTGCAGGTAAAACAACAACAATAGGAATGATAACAGGCAGATGCCTCATTGATAAAGGTGAATTATATGTCGTCGGCAAAGATGTAAAAACACACGATCGGGATATTAGAAAGGTTATGGGCGTTGTTTCCCAGGATGACAATGCTGATCCAGACCTCAATGTATATGAAACTTTATTAATCTATGCCAGTTATTTCGGTAAACCATCAAAAGAAAGGATCAATGAGCTTTTAAATTTTTTCGAACTTGAACATTATAAAACATTCAATGTAATGTCTCTATCCGGCGGTATGAGGAGAAGATTGAGCATAGCAAGGGCTCTTATCAACGATCCATTGCTTTTGATTCTCGACGAGCCAACAACAGGACTCGATCCTCAAGCACGATATCATACGTGGGATAGGCTTTTAAGGATAAAAGAACAAGGTGTAACAATTCTTCTCACAACACATTACATGGAAGAGGTTACAAAACTATGCGACAGGGTTATGATAATAGATAAGGGTAAGATATTGGCAATCGATAAACCTCAAGACATAATCATTTCCCGGTACCCTTCCGATGTAATAGAGATAAAGATACAGGATAAAGACAGCTTTAACGGTATAATAAAAAACCTTGATAATTTTGGTCTTAAACATGAGTTTACAGGTAAATTCGGTTTAATCATTCCATTCAAAAATGAGGATGCGCTTGCAATTGAAAAGTATTTATTAGAATCTTATCCCCGTGCTTATCCTCTAAGGAGACCACCAAACCTTGAAGATGCATTTTTATCAATGACAGGTAAAGAGCTTATGGAAAACAACTTGTAA
- the hemL gene encoding glutamate-1-semialdehyde 2,1-aminomutase, with the protein MKRPHSLNYFNKAKALMPGGVNSPVRAFHAVGGEPIVVSRAKGDRLYDVDGYSYIDYCMSWGPLILGHANIKVLNAMRRAIRSGTSFGTLCPYEIRLAELIKESFPSIELVRMVNSGTEATMSAVRVARAFTKREKIVKFEGGYHGHGDQFLIKAGSGLTTLGVPSSPGIPEAMAKNTLTSPYNNMDALKRITDEQAAEIAAIIIEPVAGNMGVVLPEPGFLQTVRELTAKHGIVLIFDEVITGFRLSSGGAQIYYDIKPDITTLGKIIGGGMPVGAYGGKKEIMKLVSPEGPVYQAGTLSGNPVAMAAGISVIKEIKSKPLFYEDLEKKTAYLIEGLEDAAKMAGAKITINRIGSMFTPFFTEGHVKDLQSAMRSDTKKYAKFFQYMFEKGVYLPPSQFEAHFVSMAHTVRNIDRTIKHAYEAFKQVS; encoded by the coding sequence ATGAAAAGACCGCACTCACTCAATTATTTTAATAAAGCAAAAGCGCTAATGCCGGGCGGCGTAAATAGCCCTGTTCGGGCCTTTCACGCGGTTGGCGGTGAGCCTATCGTTGTTTCAAGGGCAAAGGGAGACAGGCTTTATGATGTTGATGGATATAGCTACATAGATTATTGTATGTCATGGGGGCCATTGATACTCGGGCATGCCAACATAAAGGTATTAAATGCCATGCGAAGGGCTATCAGGTCGGGTACAAGTTTTGGTACATTATGCCCTTATGAGATAAGGCTTGCCGAATTGATCAAAGAATCATTTCCATCAATAGAGCTTGTAAGAATGGTTAACTCGGGGACAGAAGCAACAATGAGTGCAGTCAGAGTAGCAAGGGCATTCACAAAAAGAGAAAAGATTGTAAAATTTGAAGGCGGTTATCATGGCCATGGAGATCAGTTTTTAATAAAAGCAGGCTCCGGTTTGACAACACTTGGTGTTCCGTCAAGCCCCGGAATTCCGGAGGCAATGGCAAAAAATACATTAACGTCTCCATACAATAATATGGATGCGCTAAAAAGAATAACGGATGAACAGGCTGCTGAGATAGCAGCTATTATAATTGAGCCAGTTGCAGGTAACATGGGTGTTGTTTTACCCGAGCCCGGGTTTCTTCAGACAGTAAGAGAATTAACTGCCAAGCATGGGATAGTGCTTATTTTTGATGAGGTAATAACCGGGTTCAGACTTTCATCAGGCGGGGCACAGATATACTATGATATTAAGCCTGATATCACAACGCTCGGGAAGATTATCGGCGGCGGTATGCCGGTTGGTGCTTATGGAGGTAAAAAGGAGATTATGAAGCTTGTATCTCCGGAAGGACCTGTTTACCAGGCAGGCACATTATCGGGCAATCCGGTTGCAATGGCAGCAGGCATCAGTGTGATAAAAGAAATAAAATCAAAGCCCTTGTTTTACGAAGACCTCGAAAAAAAAACAGCATACCTTATTGAAGGATTAGAGGATGCTGCGAAGATGGCTGGCGCTAAGATCACAATCAACCGCATAGGCTCAATGTTTACACCATTTTTTACAGAAGGACATGTAAAAGACCTGCAGTCAGCTATGAGATCCGATACAAAAAAATATGCAAAGTTCTTCCAGTATATGTTTGAAAAGGGGGTATACCTCCCGCCGTCACAGTTTGAAGCGCACTTTGTATCCATGGCGCATACGGTCAGAAACATAGACAGGACTATAAAGCATGCTTATGAGGCTTTTAAACAAGTATCCTGA
- a CDS encoding M6 family metalloprotease domain-containing protein: MVIKDNNFKCLKWLSVLNERTDSSIAFLGLTLLFPLITLLTNSTPAYAGIKDYFPIIAGAKWEYIVKTTKKPIMQIGTISRRVRSIKNGKYEIEQDVNFFGSAMKTKWTYVFKSNELLEHGVLRHKIQQEKLLLKSPIEKGKKWTYKDYTFIIKSTTSVVNTPDGIFKNCLHVLEFEKSILSQEYWYKKGIGWVKILSHPGAELLLKSYDVPSYAPPDIRLLSKKIILNSFGFNNTYTFTPLDVYGTGSTFSPSSRTIDVPVLLINFSDTTPLTTTTTNYFEQMLFSTISPAPLYPFSSLDLFYKDMSHGSLTVTGTVYGWFTATNSHNYYGYGQYGFGTPGADTLAREAIADACTAGVPFSSFGDQNGIRYVIIVHQGLGAEQTGYLNDIWSNTMMEPITCNGTTINGYMILPEQTELPYFDQESISSTTFTGSVGPIDMGVFAHEFGHSLGLIDLYDTNWQQDGAYGLGNFELMSYGAHGPYPTELSPWSRQLLGWLTPTTIRSNECNVTLNPIELNGGAIKIHTQNMGPLEYFLISDSINTSFDRDLPGDGLLIWHVDDAITGNTYPWYPGHTTSHYQVALVQADGTYDLEKGINIGDPQDYYTTGDALSESSSPSSISYTGYNTNITIDNISFNNNGGADFNVILDPNNAMPFLSTNIPASFNVDAGSAFTFSLPVTGASPVSYTVTTGPSSLTIDNNGIVHWLTTIKDKGTNPVGINISNCYGSTDVSFNINVLTSNTSKNGICALSAIYGNDSDLFKPLRDIRGDLMRTKIGRQLVHVYYYALSPYIIKLAQSSRVNMDLIRYVLLPLFIFIGFTLYYLKFILLEFLFIRYYEILAKKHEKTALTQLF, encoded by the coding sequence ATGGTAATTAAGGATAACAACTTCAAGTGTCTTAAGTGGCTCTCAGTGTTGAACGAACGAACAGACTCCAGTATTGCGTTTCTTGGGTTAACATTGCTATTTCCCCTCATTACTCTTCTTACAAACTCAACCCCTGCTTATGCAGGGATTAAGGATTACTTCCCGATAATTGCAGGGGCCAAATGGGAATACATTGTTAAAACAACTAAAAAACCCATAATGCAGATAGGGACGATATCAAGGCGTGTGAGAAGCATAAAGAACGGCAAATATGAAATAGAACAGGATGTAAATTTTTTTGGTTCGGCCATGAAAACCAAATGGACTTATGTCTTCAAATCAAATGAATTACTTGAACATGGTGTTTTAAGGCACAAGATACAGCAGGAAAAATTGCTCTTAAAATCACCAATAGAAAAAGGGAAAAAATGGACATATAAAGATTATACATTCATAATTAAAAGCACGACATCTGTTGTTAACACACCTGATGGAATTTTTAAAAATTGTTTGCACGTACTTGAGTTTGAAAAGAGCATTCTAAGTCAGGAATACTGGTATAAAAAAGGCATAGGATGGGTCAAGATTTTAAGTCATCCTGGTGCTGAATTATTACTAAAAAGTTATGATGTGCCTTCCTATGCACCTCCTGATATAAGATTATTATCAAAAAAAATAATCCTGAATTCATTTGGATTTAACAATACATACACATTTACACCCCTTGACGTATATGGTACTGGAAGTACCTTCAGTCCTTCAAGCCGTACCATTGATGTTCCGGTTCTGCTTATAAATTTTTCCGATACAACGCCGCTGACAACAACCACTACCAATTATTTTGAACAGATGCTTTTTTCAACAATCAGTCCTGCTCCTCTATACCCATTTTCAAGTCTTGATTTGTTCTACAAGGATATGTCGCACGGCTCGTTGACTGTAACAGGCACTGTTTACGGCTGGTTCACCGCTACCAATAGTCATAATTACTATGGTTATGGCCAGTATGGATTTGGTACACCCGGTGCAGATACGCTTGCAAGAGAGGCCATTGCAGATGCCTGTACAGCAGGAGTGCCTTTTTCAAGCTTTGGAGATCAGAATGGTATAAGGTATGTCATTATAGTGCATCAGGGGCTTGGTGCAGAGCAAACAGGTTATTTAAACGACATCTGGTCGAATACAATGATGGAACCCATTACATGTAATGGTACAACCATAAACGGATACATGATACTGCCGGAGCAAACAGAGCTCCCGTATTTTGATCAAGAATCGATTTCTTCTACCACTTTTACGGGATCTGTCGGACCAATAGATATGGGTGTTTTTGCTCATGAATTTGGCCATTCACTTGGACTTATTGATCTGTATGACACAAACTGGCAGCAGGATGGGGCTTATGGCTTAGGTAATTTTGAACTTATGTCTTATGGAGCGCATGGCCCTTATCCTACAGAATTATCACCATGGTCCCGGCAATTGCTTGGCTGGCTTACCCCGACAACTATCAGATCTAATGAGTGTAATGTTACTTTAAATCCTATTGAACTTAACGGCGGAGCTATTAAGATTCATACACAAAATATGGGACCACTTGAGTATTTCCTGATATCGGATTCTATAAATACATCTTTTGACAGGGATCTGCCAGGTGACGGCTTATTAATATGGCATGTAGATGATGCAATTACAGGGAATACCTACCCATGGTATCCCGGGCATACAACTTCACACTACCAGGTTGCGCTTGTTCAGGCTGATGGAACTTATGACCTTGAAAAAGGTATAAATATTGGTGACCCACAGGATTACTATACAACAGGAGATGCCCTATCCGAGTCATCATCGCCATCAAGCATAAGCTATACAGGCTATAATACAAATATTACAATAGACAACATAAGTTTTAATAATAATGGTGGTGCTGACTTTAATGTTATACTTGATCCTAATAATGCAATGCCGTTCCTTTCCACGAATATACCCGCATCATTTAACGTAGATGCCGGTTCAGCTTTTACGTTCAGCCTCCCGGTAACCGGCGCATCTCCGGTTAGTTATACCGTTACGACAGGTCCATCCTCGCTTACGATAGACAATAACGGTATTGTTCACTGGCTGACAACAATCAAGGATAAAGGCACTAATCCTGTAGGCATTAACATTTCCAACTGCTATGGTTCAACAGATGTGTCATTCAACATCAATGTGCTTACGTCCAATACGAGTAAGAATGGTATATGTGCATTGAGCGCCATTTATGGTAATGACAGCGATCTTTTCAAACCTCTACGGGATATAAGAGGAGATCTGATGAGAACTAAAATCGGGAGACAATTGGTGCATGTCTACTACTATGCTTTATCCCCCTATATAATAAAACTTGCACAAAGCAGCCGCGTAAACATGGACTTGATAAGATATGTGTTGCTGCCTTTATTCATTTTTATTGGTTTTACTTTATACTACTTAAAATTTATTTTATTGGAATTTCTGTTCATAAGATACTATGAAATCCTGGCAAAAAAACATGAAAAGACCGCACTCACTCAATTATTTTAA